Proteins encoded together in one Cicer arietinum cultivar CDC Frontier isolate Library 1 chromosome 4, Cicar.CDCFrontier_v2.0, whole genome shotgun sequence window:
- the LOC140919994 gene encoding uncharacterized protein, translated as MLELLVLIVNNKATLAPHALTQGRLHSLETRVPKPADLNPMEESLPSVYELIVNTPTSDSVDTSSVCLDISIHVCGRDFRVDLVCLPLRLVDVILGMDWLSANRVRVDFFSKTIEFMESEERDKPSNISTNQVKALLKEDAQLYMILASLEFEEKVVIRDVPIVCDFPEVFPEDVTSLPPEREIEFSIDLVPGTGPISMAPYKMSPLELSELKKQLEELLDKQFIRPSVSPWGAPVLLPST; from the exons ATGCTGgaattacttgttttaattgtcaacaacaagGCCACATTAGCACCACATGCCCTTACCCAAGGAAGACTCCACAGCCTGGAAACCAGAGTTCCCAAGCCAGCAGACCTAAATCCAATGGAAGAGTCTTTGCCCTCAGTG TATGAGTTGATTGTGAATACCCCAACTAGTGATTCTGTTGATACCTCTAGTGTTTGTCTTGACATTTCTATCCATGTATGTGGAAGGGACTTTCGAGTTGACTTAGTGTGTCTACCTTTGCGTCTGGTTGATGtgattcttggtatggattggcTATCTGCCAACCGTGTCCGCgtagatttttttagtaaaaccatTGAATTCATGGAGTCAGAAGAGAGGGATAAGCCTAGCAATATATCCACCAACCAAGTGAAGGCACTCTTGAAAGAAGATGCCCAGTTATACATGATCCTTGCCTCAttggaatttgaagaaaaagtggTAATACGAGATGTTCCTATTGTGTGTGATTTCCCTGAAGTATTCCCTGAAGATGTCACTAGTTTACCACCAGAGCGTGAAATTGAATTTAGCATTGACCTTGTACCAGGTACTGGACCCATATCCATGGCACCGTATAAGATGTCTCCCTTAGAATTGTCTGAGCTTAAGAAACAATTGGAAGagcttttagataaacaatttataaggcCTAGTGTTTCACCATGGGGTGCACCTGTGTT ATTACCGTCGACTTAA
- the LOC140919995 gene encoding uncharacterized protein, translating into MTDTLYWQGMMERVKDFVKACDTCQHQKYVATTPSGLLQSLPISILVWSEIYMNFITCLPKSNGFEAILMVVDHLSKYSHFIPLKHLFTVLSIAAIFVKDVIKLHGILESILRDRDPLFVSTFWEKVVQARFSLFEVVYGMRPPVLVHFLEGETKVKIVARKLRDKDEALRQLKANLLKAQEYMKYQAVKKCKAVQFEIGQVAYKLHLPVTSNIHPTFHTSLLKKVVGNYTATTQLSISLESDTGGIIPTKVLSWMD; encoded by the exons ATGACAGACACTTTATATTGGCAAGGGATGATGGAAAGGGTGAAAGATTTTGTGAAAGcttgtgatacttgtcaacacCAAAAATATGTTGCGACTACACCTAGTGGGTTACTACAATCGCTACCTATTTCAATTTTGGTGTGGAGTGAGATATATATGAATTTCATTACTTGTTTGCCCAAAAGTAATGGATTTGAAGCTATTTTGATGGTGGTGGATCATCTCTCCAAGTATAGTCATTTCATTCCTCTTAAACATCTATTTACCGTTCTTTCCATTGCTGCTATTTTTGTGAAGGACGTGATTAAACTACATGGAATTCTGGAGTCGATTCTTCGTGATCGTGACCCTTTATTTGTGAGTACTTTTTGGGAAAAAGTTGTTCAAGCTA GGTTTTCCCTTTTTGAGGTGGTGTATGGCATGAGACCTCCAGTATTGGTGCATTTTTTGGAGGGAGAAACCAAAGTAAAAATTGTAGCCCGGAAGTTAAGAGACAAGGATGAAGCTTTGCGTCAACTAAAAGCTAATTTACTCAAAGCTCAAGAGTACATGAAATATCAAGCTGTTAAGAAATGCAAGGCAGTGCAATTTGAG ATAGGGCAGGTTGCTTACAAGCTACATTTACCAGTAACATCTAACATACATCCTACTTTTCACACGTCTCTATTGAAGAAAGTTGTAGGCAATTATACTGCTACAACTCAGTTATCTATTAGTTTGGAGTCTGACACTGGGGGCATTATTCCTACTAAGGTTTTGTCATGGATGGATTAG